A segment of the Deltaproteobacteria bacterium genome:
TTTTATGAGCAAGGGCGGTTGCACTTTCAATGGCGGCAGCTGTTATCCAGTGGTGGAAGCCTGCCAGGGGTGTAACAGAACCATTACCACCAGCGCCGGCGTTTATTGCCAATCCTGCCCCGAACCCGAAGCCAAATGGAGAAACGGCTCCTGCAATCTCGCCACCCATACGAAGCGCCAGAGTGAGAAGGTGGTGAAGATCAATCCTTTGAAGGCCTCGAAGAGATCCAAGAGATAGCTCGCTGACAAGCGAACGCTGGGCACAGGGCTCCCTGGAAAGCTGACAAGCGAACGCTGGGCACAGGGCTCCCTGGAAAAATATTTGAGCTGCGGTCTTGCACCAGGCAGCAAAGGGAGAAGTGCGCCCGGAATATGATCTTATCTGCAATGGTGCGAGTTCCCCGGCTGGTTCTGACCGGCAGCTATCTGCAGACAAGGCAACAAAAAGCTGCCTCTATTCAATGGCGTATATTCCTGTATCTAGAAGGAACACCTTTTTCATTTTTTCCTTGCTATGTCCCCATAATCAGGAAGACCACGATAGCTAGAGCATAGCCAGTAAGCACATCAATGACATAATGCTGGCGGATGCACAGTGCTGAAAAGGAAATTGTCAGGAGGCACAGGAGTCCGAAGCCAAGGAATAGCGGTCTGTAATGGTAAATGAAGCAGGTTGTCAACATGGCTGTGGCGCAGTGTGTGCTTGGTATGCAGCCGGATCACTCTGGTGGGAAAAAGGATGTAGATGGCTCCCGCAGCTACAATAAGGACTGCAAATGCCCGCAGAGCTATCTCGATGGTGGGCCCTCTGAGAAGCAACAGCAGAGTGTAGGGATAAATATAGGCGAGAAGATACAACCACACGGGCCATTCGCGCCTGGGCACCAGATTGTCGAGTCGGCTGGGTTGCAATAGGGCTGGTCTTCGCCGCTCTACATTCTGGCAGCCAAAATACACCAGAAGCCAGAGTGCTGATACCAGCAACACCCCGAGTAATTTCATCGAACCTGCCTTCACAAGAACATCCTGCTGCCGATGTCTGGCCAATTATTAATTCGCTAGAGTCATATCATCATGCCACATCTGTTGACCTAGATCCACGAATGGCTGAAAATAGCGATCCGGACTCTTCACTTGCAGGAACTGCCAGATGAACGTCCGACACTGCAAGGGGCGCTCCCTTGACTTGGGGGCAGCCGTAGGTCATAGTCTCGGCAGCACAGCTAGAGTCTTATAAAGTCTGGGGATGGATGATGGTGGAGCCCGTTTGGCGACCGGTTGAAGGAGGTCTCAGTGATAAGCCCAGATCTCTTGGCGGATATAGAGGTGGTTGACGAGGAGGCTGAGGAAGAAACTGAACCGTTTGTCAAGATTCGCAAGCTGCGGCTGAGGCACAGGTACCGAGGCAATCGTTACTCTTCTGCCTATGTCTTTTACCTGGTAGAAAGTCGTTTTGTAGACGCCGTGGCTGTGATGATTTACACTATTGATGCCGACTCGAGAGTCCTGGTGGGCTTGCGCCGTGGTGTACGGCCTGCCATCTACTTGCGGAGATTAGATCCATACAAGGCACAACTGGACAAAAGCGTTATGCTCGTCTATCGTGAAATTGTCGCTGGCGGGATAGAGCAGCATGACCTTGCCACTATAGGAGTCAAAGGCAGGGCCTGTCTCGAAGTGCGAGAAGAAGCAGGCTTCGAGGTGGCTCCAGAGGATCTGGTTGTTCTGGGGGAGGGAACATTTTCGTCGCCGGCATCCGGGAAAGAAAAACTTCACTACCTGGCGGTCAGAGTGGAGCTGGGTGACAGGAGGCATGCTCCTGGCGACGGGCATCCTCTCGAAGAAGTGGGTGACTTCGAGTTTCATGAACTTGCCGAGGCGATCTCATGGTGCCGGTCAGGGGAGATTTGCGATAGCAAGACCGAAATCGGTCTTTACCGTCTGGCGAACTATCTGGGCTATCACCCGGAGCTTGGCGTGTGGACCCGAGAATTGCCAGCAGAACTTCGGCGGCGATGCCACTCGCTTGGCCTGATGTCTAGCGGCATTGGCAAGATCGGGACAGAATCTGGCTAGTTACGTTGCCAGAGATGTTGTAGGTTGGGATGATGCCGGAGAACCAGGGAGGCGGTCTGTTGCGGGTTGTGGCGGCGCTTATCGAAAAAGACCAGCGAATTCTCATTGCTCGCAGAGGTAGAGATAAACGTTTTGCCTGGCAGTGGGAGTTCCCGGGGGGAAAGATCAGGCCTGATGAGCAGCCAGAACACTGCCTGCAGCGAGAGATCATGGAGGAGTTGAACCTCCAGGTTCGCATAACCGGGCACTTCCAGACCGTATCCTATTGCTACGAAGACTTCTCTGTAGAGCTTCTGGTGTACTGGTGTTCCATCGAAGCTGGCACTCTTCATTTGAACGAACACGAAGAGATAAAGTGGGTTACGGTTGCGGAAATGCAAGATTATGATTTTGTCGCAGCTGATTTGCAGGTCATCGAATCCCTGAGCAGATATTTTGGTTTACCAGTTGACCAAGCCCCAGGCTTTCGAGATTGACACAGCTGCAACGGCAAGCTGATCCCTGATTTTATCAGGGCCAGCCAGTGTCCATGTGGCCGGAGGATTGTTGACAGACATCTCTGCATATTCCGCCCTGGAAATAAAGGCTGCAGCAATTGCTAGAACAGATTTAACAGGAGGATACCCTGCGATGGTGAGCTCCACATCAGCTCTTCTGGAACTGAAGAAACAACTGGTGCAGAGAGAAGCCGAGGCTTTGTCGCCTTTCGCTACTCCAAGCACCGCAGCAATATACCGTCGGCGGGAGGAGAGGGTGGAGGCCGGGCACAGATTGAGCTTTTCTCTGGATGCCGACAGAATTCTTCATTCTCTGGCCTATACCCGGTATATTGACAAGACCCAGGTTTTCTATCTGATTGACAATGATCATATTACCCATCGCGTGCTGCATGTTCAGTTTCTCTCAAAGATTGCCAGAGACATCGGCCGATTCTTGCGGCTGAACGAAGACCTTATTGAAGCTATGGCCCTCGGCCACGATATCGGCCATGCACCTTTCGGCCATGATGGTGAACGCTATCTTTCAATGATCTGTCAGCGTCAACAAATTGGCTATTTCCAGCACAATGTCCAGAGTGTACGTTTTCTGGATCGCATAGAGCGGAAGGGTCGCGGCTGGAACCTGTCGCTGCAAGTGCTGGACGGCATTCTCTGTCACGACGGAGAAATTCATGAAGAAAGGTTGAGACCTCAGCCAGGAAAGACGTTTGCTGACCTTGATCGTGAAATGGAGGCAAAAATACATGACCCTGCCACCCCGTTGATGCCAATGACTCTGGAAGGATGTGTGGTTCGTCTGGCGGACACTATTAGCTATATCGGCCGGGATATCGAGGATGCCATCCGCTTGAACCTCATTCGCAGAGAGCAGATTCCAGCCAGGTGTGCTGCCAGACTGGGGACAACCAATGGGGCGATTGTCTATAATCTGGTTACGGATGTAATCCAAAACAGCTTTGAACAGGACTCCGTGGGCTTCAGCCCAGAGGTGTCTGAGGCACTTCAGGAGCTGAAGAAATTCAATTATCGCTATATTTATCAGAATCCTCACATTAAGAGCCAGGAAGCCAAAATAGGCAGGTTGTTCGAGATGCTCTTCGAGATCTATCTGGATGATTTCCAGCACCAGCGACACGAATCTGCTCTTTTCACCGGCTTCCTAGACGGCATGTCTGCAGAGTATCTGGAGAGTCACTCGGCTGCTGAGGTGGTGCGGGACTTCATTGCCGGCATGACCGACGCCTATTTCCTCAAGCAATGCCATCTCCGACTGTTCCCCCAGAAGATGCCGGAGAGATTTGCAGAGCTGCGGGTATGATTTCAGCCGCAGCTATGGTTGTCTTCCAGTGCTGCTTCGGTTATCTTTTCTCCAAGAGTTGGAAGGGGGTGATTGCCTCAATAGACAAGAGAATCAGATCCTGCCCTCTTTTTGCCGAGGGAAGGTGCCCGAACCAATTGGCCATGGAGAGAATGTACCTGATCCCTCAACTCCTGCGTAGAAGGCAATTCTTGGAGTATCTGAATATGCACTGTCCCTGTGAGCATGATGCCATGCCTGACAGACGCAGGACGATAGTTGGCTTGTCAGAGTAGCTCAAACCAGACCAGCAATGAAGGGGGGTGCACAGCACCGCCCTTTTTGTTATTGCCGCCTGCTGCCATATAATTTGGCACCATATTTGCATCTTAATCCAGGCGAGGCGAACAGAATGTTCCCTTTTTGACCACTCCTTTCTCTCTTTGTGTGCCCCCATCAGCTCGCGCCCCCCAGCTGATGGGGGCTATTTTTTCGGCACTGCAATTTTTCCCTGTGAAAAGTCTGGTGTCTTTTAGTGCACATGTGGCATATTCCTTGCGTATAAATTCGTGAAACAGCCCACTGGAGCCAGCATTGCTCAGCAATGCTGGTGCGGCTGAAAGCGTGGCAAATTCAAGCATAAACGGAGGATAGCCTTGCAAGGATTTCATTGTGAATACTGCAAGAAATTATTGGCGGGATACAAAGTAATAACTGTTGTCAGAGAGAACAGACTCCATCTCTTTTGCTGCAAAAAGTGCAAGGATAAATGGTTCTGCATTGTCGACCCTGAGAACTGCCTGCGCTTTTCCAAAGCAACTGGTACCATGCGACCTCTATCCAGCGGCAGATAAACTGAGATCAATCTTCTGGAGCAGCAAAGATATCTCTGTCGATGACAAACAGACTTGCCTAAACATCCCACACTCTGATAGTTTTCTCATGTTCGCTCTCATCTGTGAGAAGAGTGAATGCCTGGAAAGTTTTGTTAATCCAACCAGGCCTCGTTTTCTAAAGCAAAATTGTGGTGCTACGTTGAGCAGATAGCTGCCGTGGTGGTTGCAGAGAGGCAGAAAATTCCCCTCAGATGCCTAGAGATGTGGGCAGGTTATTCCACCAGGAGCCAGGCACACAGCAGCATGGCCTTGGAGGACAGTAAAAAATGAGCGTGATCGGTGTATTGGGTGTGGTGCTCTTGGCAGTGTTTCTGCTGGCGGGTCTGGTCGCGGTAGTGTTTGGCCTGCCTGGAACCTGGATTATTCTTGCAAGTTCGGTGGCTTATGGCTTTTTTACTGATTTCAGTGCTATAACAGTTCGTATTCTCCTGGTGCTTTTCTTGCTCGCCGCCTCAGCAGAAGGTATAGACTTTTTGGCAGGAGTGTGGGGGGCGCACCGCTATGGGGGTTCCAGGAAGGCAATGGTTGGCGCCCTACTGGGTGGGCTAATAGGGGCGGTGGCTCTTTCACCTTTGATGTTTGGTCTCGGCAGTGTAGTAGGGGCCCTCATTGGCGCTTTTGGCGGTGCCTTTGCTGTAAGTTTTCTCGAGCACAAGAAAATGTCTGCGGCTGCCAGGGTGGGCTGGGGGGCATTTCTGGGCAGGGTGTTCGCCACGGTGTTTAAAGGGTTTGCTGCCATAGCCATGATCGTCCTGGACATATGGGCATTGTTTGCCGTCCACAACTGAGCAATCGCCTCATTCTGCCAGCTCCCTTTCCAATTTGGCAATATTTTCCCTGGCAAAGTCAATGGTCGGGTCCAGTTCGATGGCCATGCGGTAAAGTTGCAGGGCCTCTTTCTTGTGGCCTATCTCCCGCAGGTTCGAGCCGATGTTGGCGTAGTCGATGGCAGAGCCAGGATCGATCTCGAGGGCCTTCTCGAATTGCTCTATTGAGCGTTCGTGCTCCTTGAGCTTGAAGTAACAGAAGCCGAGCTGGTTGTAGATTTCCTTGAGGCCAGGATCCAGGTCTCTTGCTTTCTCGAGTGCCTCGATAGCCCCGGCATAGTCCTTCATCTCTTTGAGACAGACGCCGATGTGGGTGTGAATGCTGGCCAGATCTGTGGGATGCGGTTCGAGGTCGAGTGCTTTGTGAAGCTGGGCCAGAGCCTCTTCAGGCAGTCCGTGATACTCCAGAGTTACCCCAAGAAAGAAGCGGAGATCATAACGATCCGGGAACATCTGAATGAGACGGTTCAGTGTGAGCTGAGCCGTGGGGCCGTCCAGATGTTGACAGCTCAACTTTGCCGCATGAAAAACCACATCGGTATCCCTGGCTCGATCCAGAAAGTGGGCGCCAGGAATGATTGTGTACACAGCAGGGATCCCCAGTTCTGGGTGGGTGACGTCGACGATGAACACCTCGAGTCCTATAGCTGCCAGGGAGTCTACGCACCTGGTGATTTCTATGCGGAAGTTGGCGTTGCTGAGGTCCGGCAGGGCATCGATGCCCACTACAGGACCGCCAGTTGTCAGGTAGGCAGCCTCTTGTAAATCTTCGTACTTGGGAAGAGTAGGGCGGTAGCTGGTTCGATTTTGAAAGTCGCCTGCGAGTTGAGCTATTTCAGTGAGGGCTCGAATGAGCGATTTCTCCGGGCTGGTGGTGGTGCCAGCTGTGAAGACTATTTCGCTGCTGTGCGGGAAGGTTGACGGATCCCAGGCAAGGGCTCCCACTGTGGGAATTCCTGTGTCCAGGGAAAAGTCTTTCAGATGGATCTGGATGCCTTTGCTGGTAAACTTCTGCAATAATTGGCGGGCCGCAGGGTCCTGAATGCTAGCCTGGTCAATGGTAGGAGTGGTGAAGCGCTCGTGACTGATGATTGATGAGACGTGCCGTTCCACCACCTCGCAAATGCTCTGCAAGATGGCTTCTTCACGTACATTTCCGGCGGCAGGCCCGTTGTACTCGTTGATAGTGTAGAACCAGTCGATGGGAATGAGGAGCTCTCTGTTTGTGGTAAGATTGTAGGCTGGTGTCCAGCGGAAAGGTATTTTAGCAAGAATACGGGCCGCTGTTCTGGGGTCGGTGTTCTCGTCATGCAATGAGAAGTAAAGCAGTTCTGCTGCTATGGTATCTTTGCCGGTTTCATCTGCAGTGGCAGTCAGGAAATTGCTCTGTTTCATAAAAGAAAAGAAACTGAACCGTTCCACCAGCTCCATGAGAGCACTCGCCTCGGCTTGAATGGCGGTGCTCCCTTTGCCCATTTGCTTTTTCGTGCCTATAAGGCGCAAGGCGTCGCTGCCGCACAGGCTTATGTAGACCGGAATGTCGAGTCTGCCTGTGTCAATGCGCAGGGTTTTCTGCAATATGTCCAGATCGAGCTCGGCGAGCTTTTGCCGCACACTGTCGACGGTTTCTTCGGGCGTCCGGGCCTTGTCCTGATCATAAGTGTAAGTCTTGAAAACATCGTGCAGTCTGCCGCGGCTATCCATTCTTTTCCTTTCCTTGTATTCCTAGTACAATTATAGGGATAAATCTATAGTCCAAACCACAAGCGATGTCAAGACGGCATAAAGAAACAGCCAATTGCCTGCCGCATTCTTCTGTTTTTTGCCGTTGTCTCCCGCACGCACCAATGACTGATAACTGACACCCGATTGCCAACACCCAATAACTGACAACCGATAACTCTTCCCTGAGAGCATCGTCCTGCCACGCCCCTACCAGAGTCGTTGCCTCTACTGGTCACGGACATTGCTGTCTCGTCTGGCACAGCCTTAGCCGAATGCCAAAACGGGCCTCGTTGCCCTTACCAAAAGCCGTGTATCTCTGTTCAGGCGTGAAAGTAGCGGATGGGTCTGATGTTCAGGGAAAGGTTTTCTTGGTCCATACTTAGATAATTGTAGCGAACAAGTTCGTCTATATTTTCCTGAAAATCATCTTCACAAAGATTGAGGAAACGAGGAACATAACTTCTGTACTGGGCCAGTTTCCCTTTGGAGTCTAAGTAATAGAGGGTGAAAAGCACGAATTTCTGGTGTAAACTGAGGCGCTGGTCGGTGAGAATACGGTTTTTGAGATCTCTCGGCAGCCGTAAGCTTGGTTTAAAATTTACCGGTTTATCTCCATCCACAGTGCCCACCTTATTGAATCAATACCATTAACAGCAGCATTACAATAATAAGCGAAAACGGCAAAAATATCAAATTCAATTTCTCTTGCGATAAGGACTCTGGAAAATAGGAATTCTGGCTCAAAATACGTCCTGATATCTTGAAGGCTTGCTACAGATGAGTTTTTGATGTGTCCTGCAGTAAAATTCCAGAAATGAATCAACAGCTGCACGTAGACAACACGCCAGCACTTGCTCCGTGACCAGTGGGCTCGGAAAGCGACAAACTATCAGGTGGATTTCCTGAGAATACGCAGAAGGCCTGCGCCGTTCTTTCCTTTGAAGTGGACAGGCAGACCTTTTATTTTGGCCAGGGAGTGGCGATTCTGGGGCATTTCTCTGGCGAGCCGCAGCAAAACTTCATTGCCCATGATCCTGAATGGCGCCTTGTTTCTTTTGCGGGCGAGCCTCTGCCGATAACGATAGAGCTTTTTCAGGGTTTCAAGCGAAGCAGGCGGCAGACTGTGGCATCCTTTTATATGCAGATATCCATTGGGGTCCCACGTTTTCAGTGGTTTGGGCTGAAAATTTTCCAGTCGTCGAAAGCGTGCCGCCGCTGTTTGCCACAGACCTTTTTCCTCGAGCTGCTGATAGAGTCGATCTCGCAGTGGTATGAGAAAATGGGTATCCAGCTGGGCGTAGGCCAGTTGTTCCTCTGATAGTGGCCGCTTTTGCCAGTCACAGCGCTGCAGCTTCTTGTCATGGTTGACGTTGAATTCTTCCAGCAAGATTCTGCTGAGCCCAAGCCGCTTCCTACCCAGCAGCCTGCAGGCGATGGCAGTATCAAAAATGTTGCGAACTCTGAAGCGAAAGTCACGCCAGAGGCCGGCAAGGTCATTTTCAGCAGCATGGATGATCTTTTCCACCTTGTTGTCAGCGAGCAGGATACCCAGGCCTGATAGTTCCCGGACGGCCAGAGGATCCAGGATGTAATCACCGGTGTGCGTAGTCAGTTGGATCAGACAAATTCTAGGTGTGTAAGCATAAAAACTGTTGGTTTCCGTGTCGAGTGCCAGCTTCTCGAGACCTTTGTGCCTCTCTAAAAAGTGCTGCAGCAAATCCTGGCTATCTATGAGTACAGGCCTGTCCATGCTTCTATATGTACCATATCACAGGCTTCTCTGCACGCTATTTATGGTCGTTTGCCTGGCTTGTACGGCGCCAAATGGAGCATGCCAGCAGCAATCGAGCAGTGAGAGGGGTGCACTTTCATTTTGCCATCAACCGATAAGCGATAACCCTGGTTTATTGTTGTCATTAGGCTTTGTCAGACAATGAGGGCGTGTTATAAAAGGCCATGGGAGGCCTGCCATGGGGCGGAAGCGGCGGAGGAAGAATAGCAGGAAAAGTCGGTCCACTGGCTTGCTTGAGCCGCAGCCCTTCAATGCGCCCTTTGCTCAACTCGGTGCCCTGCTGCAGCAAGAAACAGGGAAACCGGAGCCGCATGCCTGCCGATCTCCTGGAGATGGTGGACGGACAACAGTAGAAAATTCCTGGCAGACTACAACAAATCCTGGCAACAGAGAAGACGAGGTGCTGTTTACCGACGCTATGACCGGGGTCAGGCGACTGGACTCGAGCAGGAGTCGAATGCGTGCTCCTGGACCTCTGGCCCTCCCCACACGGAGGCCCCTTATTGAAGAGGAGCTCGAGGCGTATGCCCAGCTTGTTGACCTGGTAAGCGGCGCAGGTCCTTTTGACATTCGCTACACTGATGAGTACGTGGAAGGTGCTGTTGTGGGGGCAGACCCGAGGCTGCTCAAAAAGCTTCGCCGGGGAGACTTTTCCACCCAGGCCTATCTTGACCTTCATGGGATGAATACGGAGCAGGCGCGGCTCTCCCTGGAGCGCTTCATCGTCAATAGTGTTGCCAGGGGACTCAGGTGTGTGCTGGTTATTCATGGGCGGGGCCTGAATTCCAAGGACCAGATCCCCATTCTCAAACAGCGCATGTCATCCTGGCTGGCACGTGGTCGTCTCAGGCGGATGGTGCTCGCTTTTGTAACTGCACGCCCCTGCGATGGTGGCGCCGGTGCACTTTACCTGTTGTTACGCCGGCGAGCCGGCAAGGTGAGGTAGGGGTCTGCAGCGGTCAGAGCAGAGCTTGCTAGCCGGTTTTGTTGAACTGCCGGATTACAAAACGCCCAACAGAGGCTGCGTCCAACTTCTTGAGGTGTGGCTCCAGGTTTGTCAAGGGAATCTCAGCTCGGGCCATGGCT
Coding sequences within it:
- a CDS encoding PxxKW family cysteine-rich protein; translated protein: MQCQTIKQGSECFFMSKGGCTFNGGSCYPVVEACQGCNRTITTSAGVYCQSCPEPEAKWRNGSCNLATHTKRQSEKVVKINPLKASKRSKR
- a CDS encoding (deoxy)nucleoside triphosphate pyrophosphohydrolase translates to MMPENQGGGLLRVVAALIEKDQRILIARRGRDKRFAWQWEFPGGKIRPDEQPEHCLQREIMEELNLQVRITGHFQTVSYCYEDFSVELLVYWCSIEAGTLHLNEHEEIKWVTVAEMQDYDFVAADLQVIESLSRYFGLPVDQAPGFRD
- a CDS encoding HD domain-containing protein, coding for MVSSTSALLELKKQLVQREAEALSPFATPSTAAIYRRREERVEAGHRLSFSLDADRILHSLAYTRYIDKTQVFYLIDNDHITHRVLHVQFLSKIARDIGRFLRLNEDLIEAMALGHDIGHAPFGHDGERYLSMICQRQQIGYFQHNVQSVRFLDRIERKGRGWNLSLQVLDGILCHDGEIHEERLRPQPGKTFADLDREMEAKIHDPATPLMPMTLEGCVVRLADTISYIGRDIEDAIRLNLIRREQIPARCAARLGTTNGAIVYNLVTDVIQNSFEQDSVGFSPEVSEALQELKKFNYRYIYQNPHIKSQEAKIGRLFEMLFEIYLDDFQHQRHESALFTGFLDGMSAEYLESHSAAEVVRDFIAGMTDAYFLKQCHLRLFPQKMPERFAELRV
- a CDS encoding DUF456 domain-containing protein yields the protein MSVIGVLGVVLLAVFLLAGLVAVVFGLPGTWIILASSVAYGFFTDFSAITVRILLVLFLLAASAEGIDFLAGVWGAHRYGGSRKAMVGALLGGLIGAVALSPLMFGLGSVVGALIGAFGGAFAVSFLEHKKMSAAARVGWGAFLGRVFATVFKGFAAIAMIVLDIWALFAVHN
- a CDS encoding YcaO-like family protein codes for the protein MDSRGRLHDVFKTYTYDQDKARTPEETVDSVRQKLAELDLDILQKTLRIDTGRLDIPVYISLCGSDALRLIGTKKQMGKGSTAIQAEASALMELVERFSFFSFMKQSNFLTATADETGKDTIAAELLYFSLHDENTDPRTAARILAKIPFRWTPAYNLTTNRELLIPIDWFYTINEYNGPAAGNVREEAILQSICEVVERHVSSIISHERFTTPTIDQASIQDPAARQLLQKFTSKGIQIHLKDFSLDTGIPTVGALAWDPSTFPHSSEIVFTAGTTTSPEKSLIRALTEIAQLAGDFQNRTSYRPTLPKYEDLQEAAYLTTGGPVVGIDALPDLSNANFRIEITRCVDSLAAIGLEVFIVDVTHPELGIPAVYTIIPGAHFLDRARDTDVVFHAAKLSCQHLDGPTAQLTLNRLIQMFPDRYDLRFFLGVTLEYHGLPEEALAQLHKALDLEPHPTDLASIHTHIGVCLKEMKDYAGAIEALEKARDLDPGLKEIYNQLGFCYFKLKEHERSIEQFEKALEIDPGSAIDYANIGSNLREIGHKKEALQLYRMAIELDPTIDFARENIAKLERELAE
- a CDS encoding HRDC domain-containing protein codes for the protein MDRPVLIDSQDLLQHFLERHKGLEKLALDTETNSFYAYTPRICLIQLTTHTGDYILDPLAVRELSGLGILLADNKVEKIIHAAENDLAGLWRDFRFRVRNIFDTAIACRLLGRKRLGLSRILLEEFNVNHDKKLQRCDWQKRPLSEEQLAYAQLDTHFLIPLRDRLYQQLEEKGLWQTAAARFRRLENFQPKPLKTWDPNGYLHIKGCHSLPPASLETLKKLYRYRQRLARKRNKAPFRIMGNEVLLRLAREMPQNRHSLAKIKGLPVHFKGKNGAGLLRILRKST
- a CDS encoding Smr/MutS family protein, which codes for MTGVRRLDSSRSRMRAPGPLALPTRRPLIEEELEAYAQLVDLVSGAGPFDIRYTDEYVEGAVVGADPRLLKKLRRGDFSTQAYLDLHGMNTEQARLSLERFIVNSVARGLRCVLVIHGRGLNSKDQIPILKQRMSSWLARGRLRRMVLAFVTARPCDGGAGALYLLLRRRAGKVR